A window from Triticum aestivum cultivar Chinese Spring chromosome 6D, IWGSC CS RefSeq v2.1, whole genome shotgun sequence encodes these proteins:
- the LOC123144126 gene encoding probable cation transporter HKT6 encodes MNNSLVVYLKSLQTFCAFASTKFSSFAKSAWQSMKYSCRFICQTNPLFIQVTYFTLISFAGYEALKVLNSQDKSNTLKNLDVLFTSVSASTVSSMATVEMEEFSSKQLWVLAILMLIGSEVFTSVLGLHFMRAKFNKENSLNTRDHISHIDIESINVANFDPNTSHGTKDAVSFSEIRLANKQHVDPKTTVLLGTAVTVYLLITNLGSSLLIYLYLKLVPDAQEVLKRKGVGLFLFSVFTAISSVANCGFTPVNENMVIFQKNSGLLLLIIPQMLVGNTLFAPCLRFMVWSLQKITGKQEWCYILEHANAIGYRHLMSTRKCACLILTVVGFIILQTILFCALEWSSEALQEMSSYQKIVGALFQSTNARHAGETIVDLSSISSAIIFLYIVMMYLPGYTSFFTNYDDRYSKDEKRYNRKGLLEDWILSQLSYLAIFVMLICITEREALTTDPLNFNVFSLLFEIVSAYGNVGFSMGYSCKRLLKQDLHCKDASYGFVGKWSDEGKMILIIVMVFGRLKGYNLKGGKAWKLR; translated from the exons ATGAATAATTCTCTTGTAGTATACCTAAAAAGTCTTCAAACTTTCTGTGCATTTGCATCCACCAAATTCTCTTCTTTTGCCAAATCTGCATGGCAATCTATGAAATACTCCTGCCGGTTCATCTGCCAAACTAACCCGCTCTTTATCCAAGTCACCTATTTCACCTTGATCTCATTTGCTGGATATGAAGCTCTGAAGGTTCTTAACTCTCAAGATAAGTCAAATACTCTGAAAAACTTAGACGTGTTGTTTACTTCTGTATCTGCATCAACTGTCTCAAGCATGGCTACTGTTGAAATGGAGGAATTCTCAAGCAAACAACTCTGGGTTTTGGCAATTTTAATGCTGATTGGCAGTGAGGTGTTCACTTCAGTACTTGGTCTTCACTTCATGAGGGCTAAATTCAATAAAGAAAATTCACTCAACACAAGGGACCACATATCTCATATTGATATTGAATCTATTAATGTTGCAAACTTTGATCCCAACACTAGCCATGGCACAAAAGATGCAGTTTCATTTTCTGAAATCCGCCTGGCAAACAAACAACATGTTGATCCCAAGACAACTGTACTTTTAGGTACTGCAGTGACGGTCTATCTTCTAATAACAAACTTAGGGAGCTCCTTACTTATTTACCTCTACCTTAAGTTAGTACCAGATGCACAAGAAGTTCTGAAGAGAAAAGGGGTTGGGctctttttattttctgtattTACAGCTATATCCTCGGTTGCAAACTGTGGCTTCACTCCAGTAAACGAGAATATGGTTATCTTCCAGAAGAACTCCGGTCTGCTATTGCTAATTATTCCTCAGATGCTAGTAGGAAATACATTATTTGCACCATGCTTGAGATTCATGGTGTGGTCACTCCAGAAGATTACCGGGAAACAAGAATGGTGTTACATTCTTGAGCATGCAAACGCCATCGGATACAGGCATCTTATGAGTACAAGAAAGTGTGCTTGCTTAATTTTAACTGTTGTGGGCTTCATAATTCTGCAAACCATATTGTTTTGCGCTTTGGAATGGAGCTCCGAGGCTTTGCAGGAAATGAGCAGCTATCAAAAGATAGTAGGTGCTCTTTTTCAGTCAACCAATGCAAGGCATGCTGGTGAAACTATTGTGGATCTGTCAAGCATCTCTTCGGCAATAATATTCCTATACATCGTCATGAT GTACCTTCCTGGCTACACATCATTTTTCACCAATTATGATGATCGGTATTCTAAGGATGAGAAGAGATACAACAGAAAAGGGCTATTGGAGGACTGGATCTTGTCCCAGCTGTCTTATTTGGCTATCTTTGTCATGCTAATTTGCATCACTGAGCGAGAAGCACTGACCACAGATCCACTTAATTTCAATGTTTTCAGCTTACTGTTTGAAATTGTAAG TGCATATGGAAACGTGGGCTTCTCGATGGGTTACAGCTGCAAGAGGTTACTGAAACAAGACCTACACTGCAAGGATGCTTCATATGGGTTTGTTGGGAAATGGAGCGATGAGGGGAAAATGATTCTGATCATAGTCATGGTCTTCGGGAGGCTTAAGGGGTACAATTTGAAGGGGGGAAAAGCATGGAAACTTAGATAG
- the LOC123144127 gene encoding FCS-Like Zinc finger 12, which produces MMTRSPEPAAEQKASSSFGNLLSIFLRVSSSETKPPRRSFDAEGVVGLGIVAAMSRACLTAQPIAIGAAARRRGREEDELSESYTCVITHMAAGADEGGSMRKRVYFGFGDGGDGWFVEAAEEAPARADDFLSRCCLCNKRLDGLDIYMYRGEKAFCSSECRCHQMLMDDHAEKCGSEALRASSYSASPCSAPMSFSPSVAAA; this is translated from the exons ATGATGACGAGGTCTCCAGAGCCGGCAGCCGAGCAGAAGGCCTCGTCGTCCTTCGGCAACCTGCTCTCCATCTTCCTCCGGGTCAGCTCGTCCGAGACCAAGCCGCCGAGGCGGAGCTTCGACGCCGAGGGCGTCGTCGGGCTCGGCATCGTCGCGGCCATGAGCCGCGCGTGCCTCACCGCCCAGCCGATAGCGATCGGCGCTGCCGCACGCCGCCGCGGGCGCGAGGAGGACGAGCTCTCGGAGAGCTACACGTGCGTCATCACGCACATGGCCGCCGGCGCCGACGAGGGCGGCAGCATGCGCAAGCGCGTCTACTTCGGGTtcggcgacggcggggacggctGGTTCGTGGAAGCCGCTGAGGAGGCGCCGGCGAGGGCGGACGACTTCTTGAGCCGATGCTGCCTCTGCAACAAGAGGCTTGATGGGCTCGACATCTACATGTATAG GGGGGAGAAAGCCTTCTGCAGCTCCGAGTGCCGATGCCACCAGATGCTCATGGACGACCACGCTGAAAAGTGCGGATCAGAAGCCCTCAGAGCCAGCAGCTACTCGGCCTCGCCGTGCTCTGCGCCGATGTCCTTCTCCCCAAGCGTCGCGGCGGCCTAG